In the genome of Candidatus Methylomirabilota bacterium, the window AGGCTACGATGACGCTGAGATTCCTCATCGCGGGATTCGTGCTGTTCTCCGTCGTGCTCGGATTCACCGCCGTCGGAGAGACGGGGACCGTGATCAGCGGCACCGTGAAGAGCAAGACGGGCCAGCCGCTCCCGGGGCTGGCCCTGCTCGAGAAGGGAGAGATCCACAACAACGTGTGGGACCGCGGCGGGCTCGTGGGCGCCAGCGGCCGGTTCACGATCGAGCTGCCCGAGGGCGGCCGGTACGGCCTGCATGTCTACGCGAGCGGCTACATCTACTCGCCCCAGGCAGTGCGCGTCGAGACGGACAAGACCCTCGAAATATCGGTCACGCTCGTGCCGGAGCCGACGCGGGCGAACGATCCCGTGATCAA includes:
- a CDS encoding carboxypeptidase-like regulatory domain-containing protein, with protein sequence MTLRFLIAGFVLFSVVLGFTAVGETGTVISGTVKSKTGQPLPGLALLEKGEIHNNVWDRGGLVGASGRFTIELPEGGRYGLHVYASGYIYSPQAVRVETDKTLEISVTLVPEPTRANDPVIKRAGFFPWEARQGRITFVKLDIADPNDDLGPQVMAFDAATGRVYAMDPPRSVRDLKANFPQGVYQLEVDTSRAPVNPRDWHFVVADHQCNTTDILSFPHEPKPPRVIR